One part of the Bacillus sp. FJAT-27916 genome encodes these proteins:
- a CDS encoding ABC transporter permease has protein sequence MRLWMLITATVILTFISLFIGAIDIKPTDLLDWESDETQIFLMSRLPRLMAILLAGAGMGIAGLIMQSLSRNKFVSPTTAGTLDAAKLGVIVSMIFIPSMSYMGQILFSFAFALIGTFIFMQLLERIKFKDVIFVPLIGIMYGNIIGAISTFLGYEADVLQNVDTFFLGSFTLIVSGRYELLYVAVPAIIIAYIFANKFTVAGMGEDFARNLGLSYRTVLNIGLVIVAVISTTVVLTVGMIPFLGLIVPNLVSLYLGDNLRKTIPHTIFMGAAFLLACDIISRLIVHPYEIPVNTTVAVIGSAIFLIMLFRGKAYAKK, from the coding sequence ATGAGATTATGGATGTTAATAACAGCAACTGTTATCCTCACCTTTATTTCGCTATTTATAGGGGCCATTGATATTAAACCAACTGATCTGCTTGATTGGGAGTCTGATGAGACACAAATCTTCCTCATGAGCCGATTGCCACGGTTGATGGCCATACTTTTAGCAGGTGCAGGAATGGGGATTGCCGGCTTAATCATGCAAAGCTTAAGCCGAAATAAGTTTGTTTCCCCTACAACAGCGGGAACGCTTGACGCAGCAAAACTGGGAGTCATTGTTTCCATGATTTTTATCCCAAGTATGTCTTATATGGGACAAATTCTCTTTAGTTTTGCGTTTGCTCTAATCGGGACGTTTATTTTCATGCAATTACTTGAACGGATTAAATTCAAGGATGTCATTTTCGTTCCGCTTATTGGGATCATGTATGGAAACATCATTGGTGCCATCTCAACATTTTTGGGCTATGAAGCAGATGTGCTCCAGAATGTTGATACGTTTTTCTTAGGAAGCTTCACATTGATTGTGTCGGGACGCTATGAATTGCTATATGTAGCAGTACCGGCGATAATAATTGCTTATATTTTTGCGAATAAATTTACGGTTGCCGGCATGGGAGAGGATTTTGCGAGGAATTTAGGATTAAGCTATCGCACAGTCCTGAATATCGGACTGGTTATCGTGGCAGTTATTTCAACGACCGTTGTGTTAACTGTCGGTATGATTCCTTTCTTAGGTTTAATCGTGCCGAACCTTGTTTCTTTATACCTGGGGGATAATTTACGCAAGACTATTCCCCATACAATCTTCATGGGGGCAGCATTCTTGCTGGCCTGCGACATTATCAGCCGGCTGATTGTTCATCCATATGAAATACCGGTCAATACAACAGTTGCAGTCATTGGCAGTGCGATCTTCTTGATTATGTTGTTTAGGGGGAAAGCATATGCGAAAAAATAG
- a CDS encoding iron chelate uptake ABC transporter family permease subunit, producing the protein MRKNSTKLLLLAVIALICMGLFAFYNIQGSFSYAFPRRVERLIAMVITGTAIAYATVIFQTVTHNRLLTPSVMGVDSMYEVVQTIIYFTAGSASIFVVSRYLNFGLSIAAMVIFALILYRFLFRADKYPIYLLLLAGMIIGTLLGSLVTFMQVIIDPVEYESLQARLFASFMNVKTELLLMAIVILGAAFLYGYRLLKDLDVVSLGRDNAINLGVNYDRIVLKVLVLSSILIATSTALVGPVTFLGLIVANLAYQYLATYKHSVLIAGASLISIIALVGGQFLVQHVFELSTTISVVINFVGGIYFIYLLLKESRKA; encoded by the coding sequence ATGCGAAAAAATAGCACAAAATTATTGCTGCTGGCTGTTATTGCCCTAATATGTATGGGACTCTTTGCCTTTTATAATATTCAAGGAAGCTTCAGCTATGCCTTTCCTAGACGTGTGGAACGCCTCATTGCGATGGTGATTACCGGAACGGCAATCGCTTACGCAACGGTAATTTTCCAAACTGTTACCCATAATCGGTTATTGACTCCATCTGTCATGGGTGTAGATTCGATGTATGAGGTCGTCCAGACAATCATTTACTTCACGGCAGGCTCAGCATCGATTTTTGTTGTAAGCCGTTACTTGAATTTTGGGTTATCCATTGCCGCTATGGTGATTTTTGCCCTGATTCTCTATCGTTTTCTGTTCCGGGCGGATAAATATCCTATTTATCTTTTATTATTGGCCGGGATGATTATAGGGACACTCCTTGGCAGTCTTGTGACATTCATGCAGGTCATTATCGACCCTGTTGAGTATGAAAGCCTGCAAGCCCGCTTGTTTGCCAGCTTCATGAATGTGAAGACTGAGCTGCTGCTCATGGCAATCGTTATCTTAGGTGCAGCCTTCCTCTACGGTTATCGTTTGCTCAAAGATCTCGATGTCGTATCCTTAGGCCGAGATAATGCCATCAATCTTGGCGTTAACTACGATAGAATCGTTTTGAAGGTATTGGTCTTATCGTCTATCCTTATTGCCACATCTACGGCTTTAGTTGGACCTGTTACCTTTTTAGGATTAATTGTAGCTAATTTAGCGTATCAATACTTAGCCACCTACAAGCATTCCGTTTTAATTGCTGGTGCGAGCTTAATCAGTATTATCGCGCTTGTCGGCGGACAGTTTCTCGTACAGCATGTATTTGAACTCAGTACAACCATTAGTGTCGTCATTAACTTTGTCGGTGGTATTTACTTTATTTACTTATTACTGAAGGAAAGTAGGAAAGCATAA
- a CDS encoding iron ABC transporter ATP-binding protein, whose protein sequence is MIEIKELSKSFGKKPVVENVTLKIHPRKITSFIGPNGAGKSTLLSMVSRLLDADTGEVFLDQADVKKMKSDAFAKRVAILKQSNHLNIRLTVRELVSFGRYPYSKGRLTKEDERLVDQALEYMNLVDMQDKFLDELSGGQKQRAFISMVIAQDTEYILLDEPLNNLDMKHSVQIMKILRKLVDELGKTVVIVLHDINFASVYSDRIVALKDGRLIKDGPAHEIINPDALRDVYDMHIPVQEQNGCRICVYFNSH, encoded by the coding sequence ATGATCGAAATTAAAGAGCTTTCTAAGAGTTTTGGAAAGAAACCGGTTGTTGAAAATGTGACATTAAAAATACATCCTAGGAAGATTACCTCGTTCATCGGACCAAATGGAGCAGGGAAATCAACTTTATTGTCCATGGTCAGCCGGCTCTTAGATGCGGATACAGGTGAAGTATTTCTAGATCAGGCAGATGTGAAAAAAATGAAGTCTGATGCCTTTGCAAAACGTGTGGCTATTCTAAAGCAATCGAACCATTTGAACATCCGCTTGACTGTGCGGGAGCTTGTATCCTTCGGCCGTTACCCATATTCAAAGGGGCGACTGACAAAAGAGGATGAAAGATTAGTTGACCAAGCATTGGAGTATATGAATTTAGTAGACATGCAAGATAAATTCCTTGATGAATTATCCGGCGGTCAAAAACAGCGGGCCTTTATTTCCATGGTTATTGCACAGGATACAGAATATATCCTGCTTGATGAACCTTTAAATAACCTTGATATGAAGCACTCTGTCCAGATTATGAAAATCCTTCGCAAGCTGGTTGATGAACTTGGAAAGACCGTTGTCATCGTCTTGCATGACATTAACTTTGCTTCTGTCTACTCTGATCGTATTGTTGCATTGAAGGATGGCCGTCTAATCAAGGATGGCCCTGCACATGAAATCATTAATCCAGATGCTTTGCGGGATGTCTATGATATGCATATCCCAGTGCAGGAGCAAAACGGTTGCCGCATTTGTGTCTACTTTAATTCGCATTAA
- a CDS encoding siderophore ABC transporter substrate-binding protein gives MKKWKFLAALATLTLMLSACNTSEESTGGDSSEKASQTEGNESNSAFPMTVPSLSDSREDEESGKTTTFEDVTLDKMPERIVALDYGFLDTLDALGVEGIVGVAAGGGKGNMPDHLKEKYVNDDVADVGTLKQIEFEAVAAAEPDVIFISGRQTPYYEELKEITPNVVFIGSDNENYIEAVYETVDLAAKIFDKKDKAEELKANLQEKVDAVKEKAAGYENALVAMYNDKKISGFDNGKDSRFAYVYNDFGFKPATTEIDASSHGSDFSYESVLSVDPEVLLIIDRTASDVETIKKDIENDIIKKTRAYKEGKIVYLDGVNWYFSSNGVTTEADKLDEILNELK, from the coding sequence ATGAAGAAGTGGAAGTTTTTAGCAGCGCTTGCAACACTAACATTAATGTTGTCTGCTTGTAACACAAGTGAAGAGTCAACAGGAGGAGATTCCTCTGAGAAAGCTTCACAAACAGAAGGAAATGAGTCTAACTCAGCATTCCCGATGACTGTGCCTTCATTATCAGATTCACGTGAAGATGAAGAAAGCGGAAAAACGACGACATTTGAAGATGTCACTTTAGATAAAATGCCTGAGCGTATTGTAGCGCTTGACTATGGTTTCTTAGATACACTTGATGCTTTAGGGGTTGAAGGAATCGTAGGGGTTGCTGCCGGCGGCGGTAAAGGAAATATGCCGGATCACTTGAAAGAAAAGTATGTAAATGATGATGTAGCTGATGTTGGTACATTGAAACAAATCGAATTTGAAGCAGTAGCAGCAGCAGAGCCGGATGTTATTTTCATCTCAGGCCGCCAAACACCGTACTATGAAGAGCTTAAAGAAATTACGCCAAATGTTGTTTTCATTGGCTCTGACAATGAGAATTACATAGAGGCTGTATACGAAACAGTTGATCTAGCAGCTAAAATCTTTGATAAGAAAGATAAAGCAGAGGAATTAAAAGCAAATCTGCAAGAAAAAGTGGATGCTGTGAAAGAAAAAGCAGCAGGCTATGAAAATGCACTAGTGGCTATGTACAATGACAAGAAAATCTCCGGATTCGACAACGGTAAAGATTCTCGCTTCGCTTATGTTTATAATGACTTTGGATTTAAGCCGGCAACAACTGAAATCGATGCTTCATCACATGGTTCCGATTTCTCTTATGAATCTGTCCTTTCCGTTGACCCAGAGGTGTTGCTCATCATTGACCGTACAGCTTCTGATGTAGAGACAATCAAAAAAGATATTGAAAATGATATCATCAAAAAAACACGTGCTTATAAAGAAGGAAAAATCGTCTATCTTGACGGTGTTAACTGGTACTTCTCAAGCAATGGTGTAACAACAGAAGCAGATAAACTTGATGAAATCTTAAATGAGCTTAAATAA
- a CDS encoding antibiotic biosynthesis monooxygenase family protein: MFVQIRKWTVTEGNADKILERFKKKPGQGPSLVEQREGFIGRELLVKKAARGEEEVVMLVRWESEEAWKAWEKSPEHIAGHKAKIKEHGGKPPKPDYVINMEHGKYLVVE, encoded by the coding sequence ATGTTTGTACAAATCCGTAAGTGGACAGTGACAGAAGGAAATGCAGACAAGATACTTGAGCGCTTTAAGAAAAAGCCTGGACAAGGACCATCCTTAGTGGAACAGCGTGAAGGATTCATCGGGCGTGAGCTGTTAGTGAAGAAAGCGGCACGCGGGGAAGAGGAAGTGGTTATGCTGGTTCGATGGGAATCAGAGGAAGCATGGAAGGCCTGGGAGAAGAGCCCTGAGCATATCGCAGGCCATAAGGCGAAAATCAAGGAGCATGGCGGAAAGCCGCCAAAGCCTGATTATGTTATCAATATGGAGCACGGAAAATACCTGGTCGTTGAATAA
- a CDS encoding polysaccharide deacetylase family protein, whose translation MRKLIVLPLLALLLLPNEALAKTAYLSFDDGPSNITEPIMDILDIHDVKATFFVTGTKEKSHHYLYKKMVKRGHALGLHSYSHKYSSIYRSKASFYADIERLEEFLKKEVGSSPNILRFPGGSNNYINRQYAGTNLMPILKEEGKKRGYVFFDWNCDANDAINPPVPEKKITAGIMNSINGKENLYILLHDFNGNTTVVDGLPEIIRRLKHKGYTFKVMDETTPPLEF comes from the coding sequence ATGCGAAAATTAATTGTACTTCCTTTATTAGCTCTTCTTCTGCTTCCAAATGAAGCTCTTGCCAAAACAGCCTATTTAAGCTTTGATGACGGCCCATCCAATATCACTGAACCAATCATGGACATCCTTGATATCCATGATGTGAAGGCAACTTTCTTCGTTACCGGTACGAAAGAAAAATCACACCATTATTTATACAAGAAAATGGTAAAACGTGGTCATGCTCTTGGACTTCATTCCTATTCGCACAAGTATTCATCTATTTACCGGTCAAAGGCATCTTTCTATGCGGATATTGAACGGCTGGAGGAATTCTTGAAGAAAGAAGTCGGTTCCTCTCCAAATATATTACGCTTTCCCGGCGGTTCCAATAATTACATCAACCGGCAATATGCCGGTACTAATTTGATGCCAATTCTTAAGGAGGAAGGCAAGAAACGCGGTTATGTATTTTTTGATTGGAATTGTGATGCAAATGATGCGATTAACCCACCGGTTCCCGAAAAGAAAATTACAGCTGGGATTATGAATTCAATCAATGGGAAAGAAAATTTATATATCCTGCTCCATGATTTCAATGGGAATACAACCGTTGTAGATGGACTGCCTGAAATTATCCGCCGTTTGAAGCATAAAGGCTACACATTTAAGGTGATGGATGAGACAACACCTCCTCTTGAGTTTTAA
- a CDS encoding DUF6509 family protein, whose protein sequence is MLKIESYTVERLDDPFGILTGERYEFFLELDVPEEDELYSENGVMLRVIFLKDEEKERISKYEFIENETKNVLDFELEEDEETAVLTFCREHYDAEEDDSAIENLSN, encoded by the coding sequence ATGTTAAAGATTGAAAGCTATACAGTGGAGAGATTGGACGATCCATTTGGAATTCTAACCGGCGAACGGTATGAATTCTTTCTTGAGCTCGATGTTCCAGAGGAAGATGAATTATATAGCGAGAACGGTGTTATGCTGCGCGTTATTTTCTTAAAGGATGAAGAGAAGGAACGAATCAGCAAATATGAATTCATTGAAAATGAAACGAAAAATGTGCTCGACTTTGAATTAGAAGAAGACGAAGAGACAGCTGTCCTTACTTTTTGCCGAGAGCATTATGATGCAGAAGAGGATGATTCGGCTATTGAGAATTTATCCAATTGA
- a CDS encoding ABC transporter substrate-binding protein translates to MKKRFAGLLAFLMALSIVLTACGGTSENENKSKNSSESTESAFPVTVKDGTGEEITIKDKPERIVSLLPSNTETAYALGLEDEIVGVSDYDNYPESVSEKTKLGGIEVNVEKLLELNPDLALFSASQGTNDKDIIQQLQSAGIDVVVVPDANSIEGAYETIELIAKATGKETEGEEIIAEMKEEIAAIKDKAAEVKETKKVWIEVSASPDLYTTGSGTFMNEMLEIIGAENIAADQEGWVTMSEETVIERDPDVIITTYGYYIDNPQEQVYARSGWSEVNAVKKKEVYDVNSDTVTRPGPRLIDGLKEIAKAVYPDVYK, encoded by the coding sequence ATGAAGAAGAGATTTGCCGGTTTATTGGCCTTTTTGATGGCCTTATCCATTGTTCTTACTGCCTGCGGCGGTACATCAGAGAATGAAAACAAGAGCAAGAACTCCAGTGAAAGTACAGAAAGCGCATTTCCAGTAACGGTGAAGGATGGAACAGGAGAAGAGATTACGATCAAAGACAAGCCTGAGCGTATTGTCTCCTTGCTTCCGAGCAATACTGAAACAGCGTATGCATTAGGGCTTGAGGATGAAATTGTCGGGGTATCTGATTATGATAATTATCCTGAGTCTGTTTCTGAGAAAACAAAGCTAGGCGGCATTGAGGTGAATGTGGAGAAATTATTGGAGCTTAATCCTGATCTTGCTTTATTTTCAGCCTCTCAAGGGACAAATGATAAAGATATCATTCAACAGCTTCAATCAGCTGGGATAGATGTCGTTGTTGTCCCAGATGCAAATTCTATTGAAGGTGCCTATGAGACAATAGAGCTGATTGCAAAGGCAACTGGTAAAGAGACGGAAGGCGAAGAAATCATCGCTGAAATGAAAGAAGAGATAGCAGCCATTAAAGATAAAGCGGCTGAGGTGAAGGAAACGAAGAAGGTATGGATTGAAGTATCGGCCTCACCGGATTTATATACAACGGGAAGCGGCACATTTATGAACGAAATGCTCGAGATCATTGGGGCAGAAAATATTGCAGCCGACCAAGAAGGCTGGGTAACGATGAGTGAGGAAACGGTCATTGAAAGGGATCCTGATGTTATCATCACTACATATGGTTATTATATCGATAATCCACAAGAGCAGGTTTACGCTAGAAGCGGCTGGTCTGAAGTAAATGCTGTGAAGAAGAAGGAAGTTTATGATGTGAATAGCGATACGGTCACGAGACCAGGTCCTCGCTTAATTGATGGATTGAAGGAGATTGCGAAGGCAGTCTATCCGGATGTGTATAAATAA
- a CDS encoding TetR/AcrR family transcriptional regulator: protein MLLMKELPKEAKDKMLYSALKLFALKGFKNTSVLEIVEAAHVSKTTFYQQFSSKEALVVALCQDLIDEIALEIKKAAVQEPRVGYKAYAGIYRYLQICFTNPAVAHFILLESVGISEEVEVVRREAMQSFADLIFVFAYQEFSEQVREEEIRIISQAMVGAINEVVIRHVKETTSDLHIEEMARLLNRLVIGAFVNLSNDH from the coding sequence ATGCTGCTAATGAAGGAACTTCCGAAAGAAGCGAAGGATAAGATGCTGTATTCTGCCTTAAAGCTTTTTGCTTTAAAGGGTTTTAAGAATACCTCTGTTCTCGAGATTGTTGAAGCTGCCCATGTATCCAAAACGACCTTCTATCAGCAATTTTCGAGCAAGGAAGCATTAGTTGTGGCTCTTTGCCAGGATTTAATTGATGAAATCGCCTTGGAAATCAAAAAGGCAGCTGTGCAAGAGCCGAGAGTTGGCTATAAAGCGTATGCCGGTATTTATCGCTATTTGCAAATCTGCTTTACCAATCCTGCTGTGGCTCATTTTATCCTGCTTGAATCAGTTGGTATTTCTGAGGAGGTGGAGGTAGTCAGGCGTGAAGCGATGCAAAGCTTTGCTGACCTGATTTTTGTCTTTGCCTATCAAGAGTTTTCAGAACAGGTGAGAGAGGAAGAAATCCGCATTATCTCGCAGGCAATGGTAGGCGCCATTAATGAGGTGGTGATTCGCCATGTGAAGGAGACAACTAGTGACCTTCATATAGAGGAAATGGCCAGATTGTTGAACAGGCTTGTCATAGGCGCGTTCGTCAATCTATCGAACGATCACTAA
- a CDS encoding acyl-CoA dehydrogenase family protein: protein MVSFKPSEEEAAFIQVARDFALKMIRPAARETEKNRKVSEEIIKKLQEIGLDTLELPESFGGLELPVLSQVQILEALAYGDLDIVQGLPGAGESGAFIREAEKHPAFAAYKKACQAGNVPTIAFCHPNQPKLSISRHEEGYLIDGETVPLRNGKYADYVLIHGKAQDGEEVILLLENSLDHSFKALEGDYRLGLLSAGFASLSFKKVTVSKESVIARGVEARKLGQSAMRRIRVMEAAKEVGVISAALDYTVEYTASRKAFGSEIAKFQGVSFNVAQMAIHVKAARHLVLYAAKQIDIGANDAGFHSIQALQNAHRAVRFVTDSAVQLLGGHGYVQDHPVEKWMRDGQAQVVWLAQEHDLNAYAGDWLLNEDERSEAVDFIRTVSTSSPS from the coding sequence TTGGTTTCATTCAAACCGAGTGAGGAGGAAGCCGCATTTATTCAAGTGGCGCGAGATTTTGCCCTGAAAATGATTCGGCCGGCCGCAAGAGAAACGGAAAAGAATCGTAAGGTCAGTGAGGAAATCATCAAGAAGCTGCAAGAAATTGGCCTGGATACCCTTGAATTGCCGGAAAGCTTTGGTGGATTAGAGCTTCCTGTCCTCTCGCAGGTACAGATTTTGGAGGCATTAGCTTATGGGGATTTAGACATCGTACAGGGACTTCCAGGAGCAGGGGAGTCAGGGGCCTTTATAAGAGAAGCGGAGAAACATCCTGCTTTTGCTGCCTATAAGAAAGCTTGTCAGGCTGGGAATGTACCAACAATCGCCTTTTGCCATCCGAACCAGCCAAAGCTGTCCATCAGCCGTCATGAAGAGGGCTATCTGATTGATGGCGAGACTGTTCCGCTTAGAAATGGGAAGTATGCGGACTATGTGCTGATCCACGGGAAAGCACAGGATGGAGAAGAGGTCATTCTCTTGCTTGAGAACAGCCTCGATCATTCATTCAAGGCTTTAGAGGGTGATTATCGATTAGGTCTATTAAGCGCTGGGTTTGCCAGCCTGTCATTCAAAAAAGTAACCGTTTCCAAGGAGTCGGTCATTGCTAGAGGGGTAGAAGCGAGAAAGCTTGGTCAGTCTGCTATGAGGCGAATTCGGGTCATGGAGGCAGCAAAGGAGGTAGGGGTTATCTCTGCTGCGCTTGATTATACGGTGGAATACACCGCAAGCCGGAAGGCATTCGGCTCAGAAATCGCTAAGTTTCAAGGGGTATCCTTTAATGTCGCTCAGATGGCGATTCATGTCAAAGCTGCCCGCCATCTTGTTCTATATGCGGCTAAGCAAATAGACATTGGAGCCAATGATGCTGGATTCCACAGTATTCAAGCTCTGCAGAATGCTCATCGAGCTGTCCGGTTTGTGACAGATTCGGCTGTACAGCTTCTTGGGGGACATGGATATGTCCAAGACCACCCTGTTGAGAAATGGATGAGAGACGGTCAGGCCCAAGTGGTATGGCTTGCGCAGGAGCATGACTTAAACGCGTATGCAGGAGATTGGCTCCTGAATGAAGATGAAAGGAGTGAAGCGGTTGATTTCATACGAACTGTCTCCACATCAAGCCCAAGTTAA
- a CDS encoding acyl-CoA dehydrogenase family protein, whose protein sequence is MISYELSPHQAQVKDVVHWFAENEVRPISMLSDEQKRVPDDWLKKVNQLGISLSMSSFGEKDGDVERKEKEEKKREKQGNRLGVIASEELGWGDCAIALTLPGPGLGGPPIQHSGTKEQKERFLSIFSRDEEPKWGAYALTEPEAGSDVSGLQTTAVKVNGGYVLNGQKIFITNGKRASWVVAFATVDKTLGRAGHRAFVVEKGTPGFSCTRLADKMGLRASETAELVFEDCFVPDENLLGGEEAYQSTGARSGGFRVAMKTFDSTRPIIAAMATGIARAAYEYTLEFVQSEFPRHGVHYRQALGLLAEMQQKIQAARLLTWESAWKGDLGKPNAKEAAMCKAFAGKIALEVTSASLEIMGPYGLEGNLVEKLYRDAKIYDIFEGTNQIQQLIIARHLYEPYGIRV, encoded by the coding sequence TTGATTTCATACGAACTGTCTCCACATCAAGCCCAAGTTAAGGATGTTGTCCATTGGTTTGCCGAAAATGAAGTCCGTCCCATTTCTATGCTGTCTGATGAACAAAAGAGGGTGCCGGATGATTGGCTGAAGAAAGTCAATCAATTAGGAATCTCGCTCAGTATGTCTTCCTTTGGAGAGAAGGATGGAGACGTTGAGAGGAAAGAAAAAGAGGAGAAGAAACGGGAAAAGCAGGGAAACCGGCTTGGCGTGATTGCTTCAGAGGAGCTTGGATGGGGAGATTGCGCCATTGCTCTTACATTGCCTGGACCAGGTCTTGGAGGCCCGCCGATTCAGCATAGCGGTACAAAGGAGCAGAAGGAGCGTTTTCTTTCAATCTTCTCAAGAGATGAAGAGCCTAAATGGGGAGCATATGCTTTAACGGAGCCGGAGGCAGGCTCGGATGTATCTGGATTGCAGACAACCGCCGTGAAGGTAAATGGAGGCTATGTCCTGAATGGTCAAAAAATCTTCATTACGAATGGTAAGAGAGCCTCATGGGTAGTGGCCTTTGCGACTGTGGATAAGACACTTGGAAGAGCCGGTCACCGGGCATTCGTTGTAGAGAAGGGAACGCCGGGATTCTCTTGTACGAGGCTTGCGGATAAGATGGGGCTGCGGGCTTCTGAGACAGCAGAACTGGTCTTTGAAGATTGCTTTGTTCCGGATGAAAATCTGCTCGGAGGAGAGGAAGCCTATCAGAGCACGGGCGCGCGCTCAGGCGGCTTCAGAGTTGCGATGAAGACCTTTGATAGTACAAGACCGATCATTGCGGCCATGGCTACCGGTATTGCAAGAGCAGCGTATGAGTATACGCTCGAATTCGTCCAATCAGAATTCCCGCGCCATGGTGTGCATTACAGACAAGCGTTGGGGCTATTGGCCGAGATGCAGCAGAAGATACAAGCGGCCCGCCTGTTAACTTGGGAGTCAGCCTGGAAAGGAGACCTAGGAAAGCCTAATGCGAAAGAGGCTGCAATGTGCAAGGCCTTTGCCGGGAAGATTGCACTTGAGGTAACATCGGCAAGCCTGGAAATCATGGGACCTTATGGCTTGGAGGGGAATTTAGTAGAGAAGCTGTACCGTGATGCGAAAATCTATGACATTTTTGAGGGCACAAATCAAATTCAGCAGCTGATTATAGCGCGTCATTTATATGAACCATATGGGATTCGTGTATAA
- a CDS encoding SCP2 sterol-binding domain-containing protein: MGKAIEDYTLPESFTKIEEALNANPGPIEGITTRYQFTITGAEEGVYQLNLQDGKAEVAEGEAAPADCTLIMSLDNFRQFLLGKLNGTVAFMSGKLKIKGDIGKAIKLEGILKQYNVQDHL; this comes from the coding sequence ATGGGTAAAGCAATTGAAGATTATACATTACCGGAGTCTTTTACAAAAATTGAGGAGGCGTTAAATGCCAATCCTGGTCCAATTGAGGGAATTACGACAAGGTATCAGTTTACGATAACGGGAGCAGAAGAAGGTGTCTATCAGCTGAATCTGCAAGACGGCAAAGCAGAGGTAGCGGAAGGAGAAGCTGCCCCAGCTGACTGCACCTTGATTATGTCTCTAGATAACTTCCGCCAATTCTTGCTAGGCAAGTTAAATGGAACTGTTGCGTTCATGTCCGGCAAACTCAAGATTAAAGGAGATATTGGTAAAGCGATTAAGCTTGAAGGCATCTTGAAGCAATACAATGTCCAAGACCATCTATAA